A genomic region of Ewingella sp. CoE-038-23 contains the following coding sequences:
- a CDS encoding GNAT family N-acetyltransferase produces the protein MQEFIVPVITPTIEITTPRLIMRQWREEDLEPFAELNADPRVMEFFPSVMTREESDNLAERCSALITERGWGIWALETRDEHRFIGFLGLHTPGYQLPFNPCVEAGWRLSAESWGKGLASEAAQAALKVGFNQLDLHEIVAFTALINLRSQAVMKRMGMTCDPAENFNHPVIAEGDRLQEHCLYRLRRDDWAAAQSR, from the coding sequence ATGCAAGAGTTTATCGTCCCTGTTATCACTCCCACGATTGAAATCACCACGCCGCGCCTGATCATGCGCCAATGGCGCGAAGAGGATCTGGAGCCTTTCGCCGAACTTAATGCCGATCCACGCGTGATGGAGTTTTTCCCTTCGGTTATGACCCGCGAAGAGAGTGACAACTTGGCCGAACGCTGTAGCGCCTTGATAACCGAACGCGGCTGGGGCATCTGGGCGCTGGAGACGCGCGACGAACACAGGTTTATCGGTTTCCTCGGCCTGCACACGCCGGGCTATCAGCTGCCTTTCAACCCCTGCGTCGAAGCCGGTTGGCGTCTGAGCGCCGAGTCATGGGGCAAAGGGCTCGCCAGTGAAGCCGCGCAGGCCGCCCTAAAGGTAGGTTTCAACCAGCTCGACCTGCATGAAATCGTCGCCTTCACCGCGCTGATAAACCTGCGTTCTCAGGCAGTAATGAAGCGCATGGGGATGACCTGTGACCCTGCGGAGAATTTCAATCACCCGGTAATAGCCGAGGGGGACAGACTTCAAGAGCACTGTCTTTATCGCCTGCGGCGGGATGATTGGGCGGCTGCCCAAAGCCGCTGA